Proteins from a genomic interval of Nostoc sp. TCL240-02:
- a CDS encoding IS4 family transposase produces the protein MIINSFPKIVKDILKSLPKNDYPVLNSRLFFECWLSYALDNSLTSMRDLFNRLNNNCFEVDISTFSKANLHRSQKPFQEIYQKLNELVQKKVQKKLHNKYAICPIDSTIITLTSKLLWVLGHHQVKLFSSLNLSTGSPEDNFINFGHDHDYKFGSKMMSSLPINAVGVMDRGFAGLKFIQELVQENKYFVLRIKNNWKLEFDGSNGLVKVGASDDAQAYRVINFCDLETKTEFRLVTNLPESGDAAVHDDEIRDIYRLRWGVELLWKFLKMHLKLDKLITKNVNGITIQIYVSLIAYLILQLLSIPEQWGHTLLDKFRYLQSCMCQKISYVHWFEEMMFC, from the coding sequence GTGATTATAAATTCATTTCCCAAAATTGTCAAAGATATACTGAAAAGCCTGCCAAAAAACGATTATCCAGTATTGAACAGTCGTCTGTTTTTTGAGTGCTGGCTATCCTATGCCCTGGATAACAGCTTAACAAGTATGCGAGATTTGTTTAACAGATTAAATAACAATTGTTTTGAGGTAGATATTTCTACTTTCTCTAAAGCAAATTTACATCGAAGCCAAAAACCTTTTCAAGAGATTTACCAAAAATTAAATGAATTAGTACAGAAGAAAGTTCAAAAAAAGTTACACAATAAATATGCAATTTGTCCAATAGATTCAACAATTATTACTCTCACAAGTAAATTGTTATGGGTACTAGGTCATCATCAAGTCAAGCTGTTTAGTTCCTTAAATCTCTCCACAGGAAGCCCAGAAGATAACTTCATCAATTTTGGACATGACCATGATTATAAATTTGGTTCCAAAATGATGTCTAGTCTCCCAATAAATGCTGTTGGAGTAATGGATAGGGGTTTTGCTGGATTAAAATTTATCCAAGAATTAGTACAAGAAAACAAATATTTTGTTTTGCGGATAAAAAACAATTGGAAACTAGAATTTGATGGCTCAAATGGATTGGTCAAAGTTGGTGCATCTGATGATGCTCAAGCTTATAGAGTAATTAATTTCTGTGATTTAGAGACAAAAACCGAGTTTCGCTTAGTGACTAATTTACCAGAGTCGGGAGATGCAGCTGTTCATGATGATGAAATTAGGGATATTTATCGATTACGTTGGGGAGTTGAATTGTTGTGGAAGTTTTTAAAGATGCACTTAAAACTTGACAAACTCATTACCAAAAACGTCAATGGTATTACCATACAAATTTACGTGAGCTTGATAGCCTATCTGATTTTACAGCTTTTATCTATTCCCGAACAATGGGGACATACACTATTAGATAAATTCCGCTATCTTCAATCTTGTATGTGTCAGAAAATCAGCTATGTTCATTGGTTTGAGGAGATGATGTTTTGCTGA
- a CDS encoding pitrilysin family protein: protein MFIGFFLSLLLTIVPFSGNFINAATPTAAAPVSATSFTQGVKKTVLDNGLTVLTKEVHTAPVVSVQVWYKVGSRNEVKGENGISHQLEHLMFKGTTARPVQFGRLFSALGSQFNAFTSYDETAYFGTVQRDRLEALLTLEADRMENSLVGSEQLTSEKRVVISELQGYENSPGYRLSRAVMRDAFPNRAYGLPVGGTKADVEKFTVEQVRNYYQTYYSPENATLVITGDFATEPVLKVVKETYGKLAKRSQQGTVKGNVAPSSPVAPTTKKAPIVLKQPGSAALLQAVYPLPDIKHPDVPAIDVMDAILTGGRSSRLYQALVESGLASSVSGGAAELIEPGWYEINATAAPGQELSKIAQVLQESLGKLQQQPVTTEELNRAKTQLQASYILGNQDITSQATQLGYNQTIAGDYRFIEQYLAAIAKVTPAQVQKVAKTYLNPAKQTIGFFEPTQPDGKPGTSSAGSGRTVENFSPGKPVDPAELAKYLPPATSATDLAKQSLPEEFTLNNGLRVLLLRDRSLPTINLSGQIDAGTEFDGNQKAGLANLTAANLMNGTQTKNALTLAKTLEDLGADLSFSASREGVNVSGEGLSKNLPILIQTLADVLENATFPADQLELSRQRSLTGLKVQLDDPRGLGRQVFQQAIYPENHPFHSFPTFESLKGISRDDLLGFYQTHYRPDSTTIAIVGDFDPVKVKTLLNQAFGKWQATGKPPVLKISSVPLPQTSTRLNKIIPGKAEAVTYIGYNGISRKDPRYYAALVLNQILGGDTLSSRLGTEVRDRLGLTYGIYSGFAAGINPGPFLIQMQTAPLDTQKAIASTVALLKQLREQGVTEAEFNTAKRSLTNSYPVDLANPSNVSSIILDNAVLGLSRSEIRDFPQRIQAVTMAQMQQAIEDLIKPENLVIVTAGPGEAVPKGG, encoded by the coding sequence ATGTTTATAGGTTTTTTTCTCAGTCTGCTCCTAACTATCGTCCCGTTTTCAGGCAATTTCATCAATGCTGCAACACCGACAGCAGCTGCACCTGTATCTGCTACCTCATTCACCCAAGGGGTTAAAAAAACGGTGTTGGACAACGGCTTAACAGTGCTAACCAAGGAAGTCCATACTGCTCCAGTGGTCAGCGTGCAAGTTTGGTATAAAGTTGGTTCCCGTAACGAAGTTAAGGGAGAAAATGGCATTTCTCACCAGCTAGAACATTTGATGTTCAAGGGTACAACTGCCCGCCCAGTGCAGTTTGGAAGATTGTTTAGTGCCTTGGGTAGTCAGTTCAATGCCTTTACTAGTTATGACGAAACAGCTTACTTTGGCACAGTGCAACGAGACAGACTCGAAGCATTGTTGACACTGGAAGCCGATCGCATGGAAAATTCCTTAGTTGGGTCTGAACAACTCACAAGTGAAAAGCGAGTGGTGATCTCGGAGTTACAGGGGTACGAAAATTCACCAGGCTATCGTCTGAGTCGGGCAGTGATGCGAGATGCTTTCCCTAACAGAGCTTATGGCTTACCCGTGGGAGGCACAAAAGCTGATGTAGAGAAATTCACGGTGGAGCAAGTACGGAATTATTACCAAACCTACTACAGCCCAGAAAATGCCACGTTAGTAATTACGGGGGATTTCGCCACAGAACCTGTACTCAAAGTTGTTAAAGAAACTTATGGGAAGTTGGCGAAACGATCGCAACAGGGCACTGTAAAAGGAAATGTCGCTCCATCTTCTCCAGTTGCCCCTACTACTAAAAAAGCACCGATTGTTTTGAAGCAACCGGGAAGTGCGGCATTACTACAAGCAGTGTATCCTTTACCAGATATCAAGCATCCTGATGTCCCGGCAATTGATGTGATGGATGCCATTCTCACAGGTGGACGTAGCTCTAGACTTTACCAGGCTTTGGTAGAATCTGGACTTGCCAGTTCAGTGAGTGGCGGTGCTGCCGAACTCATTGAACCAGGTTGGTATGAAATTAATGCTACGGCGGCTCCAGGTCAAGAGTTAAGTAAAATTGCCCAGGTGCTTCAGGAATCTTTAGGAAAGTTGCAACAGCAGCCTGTCACCACAGAAGAATTGAACCGGGCGAAAACCCAACTGCAAGCCTCCTATATCTTGGGTAATCAAGATATTACCAGCCAAGCGACCCAACTGGGATATAACCAAACGATCGCGGGCGATTATCGTTTTATTGAACAGTATCTCGCTGCGATCGCTAAAGTCACCCCAGCCCAAGTCCAGAAAGTAGCGAAAACCTACCTAAATCCGGCTAAACAAACCATCGGCTTCTTTGAACCGACTCAACCAGATGGTAAACCAGGGACTTCTAGCGCTGGTTCTGGTCGCACAGTAGAAAATTTCAGCCCCGGTAAACCTGTAGATCCGGCAGAACTAGCTAAATATCTCCCACCAGCCACATCAGCTACAGATTTGGCCAAACAATCGCTACCAGAAGAGTTTACCTTAAATAATGGTTTGCGGGTTTTGTTGTTACGCGATCGCAGCCTCCCCACCATTAACCTGAGTGGACAAATTGACGCTGGTACTGAATTTGACGGTAATCAAAAAGCTGGATTAGCGAATCTGACTGCGGCCAACTTAATGAACGGGACGCAGACTAAAAATGCTCTTACCCTAGCAAAAACCTTAGAAGACCTGGGAGCCGATTTGAGCTTCAGTGCTAGCCGTGAGGGAGTGAACGTTAGCGGTGAAGGACTTTCCAAGAACCTGCCGATACTGATTCAAACTCTGGCAGATGTGTTAGAAAACGCCACTTTCCCAGCCGACCAGCTAGAATTGAGCCGTCAACGATCACTGACAGGTCTTAAAGTCCAGCTAGATGATCCTAGAGGACTAGGACGACAAGTATTCCAGCAGGCAATTTATCCTGAAAATCATCCATTCCATAGCTTTCCCACATTTGAGAGCTTAAAAGGTATTAGTCGTGATGATTTGCTTGGCTTCTATCAAACACACTACCGACCAGATAGCACAACGATCGCAATAGTTGGAGACTTTGATCCAGTTAAGGTAAAAACTTTGCTGAATCAGGCCTTTGGCAAATGGCAAGCCACAGGTAAGCCACCTGTGCTAAAAATATCATCCGTGCCATTACCGCAAACTTCGACACGTTTAAACAAAATAATTCCTGGTAAAGCTGAGGCTGTTACCTACATCGGCTACAACGGCATCTCTCGGAAAGACCCACGTTATTATGCGGCACTGGTACTGAATCAAATTTTGGGTGGTGATACCTTATCGAGCCGCTTGGGTACGGAAGTGCGCGATCGCCTCGGTCTAACCTACGGTATCTATAGTGGTTTTGCTGCCGGAATCAATCCTGGCCCGTTCTTAATTCAGATGCAGACTGCTCCTCTTGATACCCAAAAAGCGATCGCCAGTACTGTCGCTTTACTTAAACAGTTGCGCGAACAAGGAGTAACTGAGGCTGAATTCAACACGGCAAAACGCTCACTTACTAATAGCTACCCCGTGGATTTAGCTAATCCCAGTAATGTATCAAGCATCATTTTGGATAATGCTGTCTTGGGACTTTCACGATCGGAAATCCGAGACTTTCCCCAAAGGATTCAAGCAGTCACTATGGCTCAGATGCAACAGGCAATTGAGGATTTAATTAAGCCGGAAAATCTGGTAATTGTCACCGCCGGGCCTGGAGAGGCTGTACCTAAAGGCGGTTAA
- a CDS encoding Uma2 family endonuclease, with amino-acid sequence MKWEEVCEHKQLQDLPFKIELNKWGQIVMSPVKIKHSFYQGRIQRLLESLLKIGEVMPECAINTSDGVKVADVVWCSEERFAQIEDEVSASIAPEICVEVKSSGNTLEEMEFKRNLYLEAKAVEVWLCNEQGQIKFYNKQGELGQSFLVPNFPKQIKR; translated from the coding sequence ATGAAATGGGAAGAAGTTTGTGAACACAAGCAATTGCAAGATTTACCCTTCAAAATCGAATTAAATAAATGGGGTCAAATCGTCATGAGTCCAGTCAAAATTAAACATTCTTTTTATCAAGGAAGAATCCAACGTTTATTGGAATCTTTATTGAAAATAGGAGAAGTAATGCCAGAATGTGCTATTAACACATCAGATGGTGTAAAAGTTGCTGATGTTGTCTGGTGTTCAGAGGAACGATTTGCTCAAATTGAAGATGAAGTATCAGCGTCTATTGCACCAGAAATTTGTGTAGAAGTTAAATCCAGTGGTAACACTTTGGAAGAAATGGAATTTAAAAGAAATTTATATTTAGAAGCTAAAGCTGTGGAAGTATGGTTATGTAATGAACAAGGTCAAATTAAATTCTATAATAAGCAAGGTGAATTAGGTCAATCTTTCTTAGTTCCTAACTTTCCTAAACAAATTAAACGTTAA
- a CDS encoding DUF4231 domain-containing protein: MAKKDSYQEFLKEDFNKLFEGMNLGDGQKHFLRSRWLDQVLWMEDKANLSRDRHYLLRITTIIGGVILPALVSLNINTTSTLQVNERARNIIIWSTFGLSQIVAISAAIEEFFHYGERWRHYRRTVESLKTQGWQFSQLTGPYRDYTSHQQAFNLFAGNVENVIQRDVEIYSTQVIQEKKEEQQSQENYILMPNAKTTNLEEKKEEK; the protein is encoded by the coding sequence ATGGCAAAAAAAGATAGCTATCAGGAATTTTTAAAGGAAGATTTTAACAAGTTATTTGAAGGTATGAATTTAGGCGATGGGCAAAAGCATTTTTTGCGATCGCGCTGGTTAGACCAAGTACTCTGGATGGAAGATAAGGCTAATTTGTCACGAGATCGCCATTATTTGTTGCGGATAACAACTATTATTGGCGGTGTAATTCTCCCAGCGCTGGTAAGTTTAAATATTAACACTACTTCTACTTTACAAGTTAACGAAAGAGCCAGAAATATCATTATCTGGTCAACTTTTGGTTTGAGTCAGATTGTTGCTATTAGTGCTGCCATTGAAGAGTTTTTTCATTACGGTGAACGTTGGCGACACTATCGTCGTACAGTCGAATCTTTGAAAACTCAAGGGTGGCAATTCTCCCAGTTGACAGGCCCTTATCGTGATTATACAAGCCACCAACAGGCGTTTAATCTTTTCGCGGGTAATGTAGAAAATGTTATTCAACGAGATGTTGAAATATACTCCACTCAAGTTATACAAGAAAAGAAAGAAGAACAACAGAGCCAGGAAAACTATATCCTAATGCCAAATGCAAAGACAACCAATTTAGAAGAAAAGAAAGAAGAAAAATAA